A stretch of DNA from Spirosoma endbachense:
TCTGGGCTGAAGCGGGGGCATCGGGGGTAGTCGTTTGCTGGGCCAACAGCGACAAAGAGAGCATCGAAAGCATCAGTCCGCTAAATGCAATTTTCTTAAACATGGTTCGTGATCGTTTTATTCGAACCTAAGACGACCTGCAACAGCCTATGGTTTAAGCAATCGCCAGAATTTAATAGCATCTTAACCAGGTTTATCGAAGAGGGCTATTCAGCAGTATAGTGTAAATCGGTAATCAATGCCGCGATGCGTTCCAGATGTTGAACGTCGACGTCGCTAAAGTCATTTAATTGATCACTATCGACATCCAGTACCATACGAACTGTTCCCGCCCGATCAAACACAGGCACAACAACCTCCGATTTCGACGCCGAACTACAGGCAATATGTCCGGGAAACTGCTCAACGTCGGGCACCAGAATTGTTTCACGCCGGGTATAGGCTGCTCCGCAAACACCCTTATCGAACGCGATACGTGTGCAGGCAATAGGCCCCTGAAACGGTCCAAGTACCAACTGATTCTCTTTTTTGATATAAAAGCCAACCCAAAAGAAACCAAAGGCTTCTTTCAGCGCGGCCGAAATATTGGCCAGATTAGCAATTAGATCCGGTTCGCCATCAATAAGTGCGGCAATTTGCGGAATCAGGCTATCGTAAACCAGCCGACGATCGGCGGTCTGGGGGAGAAATAAGGATTCTGCCATTTTTATCGATACTGCTTATTGATGCAGTAGTAGAATGACAAAAAACAAAACGGAGTTAGTTCCGCGTAAAAAACTGAATGAGAACGATACTTAGGGTCGTAAACAGCGTACTGGCTCCAACCCGAATCAGCGTAGGAATCAATAAGGTCAGGCTGCTGGCTTCAATAAAAAACAGGGCCGAGTGATGTATCAGTGCCAATATAAATACATACCGAAAAAACACGCCGACTCCCAGTTCCTTCAATGAAAACTCAATTCGTGATTCCATACCCGGCACGTCAATTTGTGTTCGTACGACAAACGGCCTAAAATAAGCCATCAGCACCGTAGCGGCCGCATGCATACCGAGCGTATTGTAGAACGTATCGACAATAATTCCGGTCACAAACCCAATGAGCAGCAGCCAGGTAAGGCTGGTCTCGTTGGGCAATAACAGAATACAGGCGATGTAAACGAAACAGAACGCGTAATCAAAGAGCACCAAATTCCGCACAAGCAGGATCTGCAATACCAGATACAGCAAAAATAAAAACGCAGTAGACAGAATTTCGCGTAAAGTCATCTTGTAGTAGGCGGTGGGCAGTCGATAGTTGGCAGTTGGCTAGTTTCTCACTGCCGGCTGCCCATTCCTTACTGCTTACTATTTCTCTGTTTCAACTTGTTTTTCTAACTGCTCCTGCTCTGCCTGCAGGCGATTTTCTACGATATATACAAAGGCCAGACTGCCGAAGTTTGTGGCCAGATTAAGTGTAATATCGTGAAAGACCCGATTGGGCTGGACGCCAACTGTTCGGACATAGCCGACCAAGATACCCGGAGGAAACGTAGAGTTACGCTCCGAGGTAACGACCGAATCGCCTTTGTGAACCGTCTTTGTCAGCGAAATGTCATTCAGCTTGATCAGGCTCGGGTCTACGCCATCCCACCTCGCCGTCCCAATTTCATCCGCTTTCGTTAAAGCTGACGACACCAGAAACCCAGAATGCAAA
This window harbors:
- a CDS encoding GAF domain-containing protein codes for the protein MAESLFLPQTADRRLVYDSLIPQIAALIDGEPDLIANLANISAALKEAFGFFWVGFYIKKENQLVLGPFQGPIACTRIAFDKGVCGAAYTRRETILVPDVEQFPGHIACSSASKSEVVVPVFDRAGTVRMVLDVDSDQLNDFSDVDVQHLERIAALITDLHYTAE